A window of the Sciurus carolinensis chromosome 19 unlocalized genomic scaffold, mSciCar1.2 SUPER_34, whole genome shotgun sequence genome harbors these coding sequences:
- the LOC124973364 gene encoding LOW QUALITY PROTEIN: zinc finger protein 709-like (The sequence of the model RefSeq protein was modified relative to this genomic sequence to represent the inferred CDS: inserted 2 bases in 1 codon), whose product MSGLPRRQEMVSPPFQKPDGQNSVAFEDVAVNFTQEEWALLDPSQKNLHRDVMQEVLRNLASIGNKWEDQNVEDQNKNPGRDLRHISPSDNEESRTKLSELKQKRKSLISHTSVQRQVAVHTVSGLYKCLTCGKEFSCSRSFRKHGQSHTGEKPYGCKQCGKAFSCYFFLQTHERTHTGEKPYECKQCGKAFTSSSYLPIHERTHTGEKPYECKQCGKAFTTSAYLHTHERIHTGEKPYQCKQCGKAFNKYSNLHTHEQTHTGEKPYQCKQCGKAFTSSNYLLLHERTHTGEKPYHCKQCGKAFTKSSRLHTHERTHTGEKPYQCKQCGKAFATSSHLHIHERTHTGEKPYQCKQCGKTFTSSRNLPVHKRIHTGEKPYECKECGKAFISSAYLQIHERTHTGEKPYQCKQCGKTFSTVGPLHKHERTHTGEKPFECKQCGKSFTSSSYLQIHQRIHTGEKPYECKQCGKAFTTSSHLHKHHRTHTGEKPYQCKQCGKAFTNSTHLHAHERTHTGEKPYQCKQCGKAFISSANLQTHEQTHTGEKPYQCKQCGKAFSSSAYLQIHERTHTGEKPYECKQCGKAFISSAYLQKHERTHTGEKPYECKQCGKAYRTSSHLQAHKRTHTGERPYECKECGKAFARSSHLHIHERTXIQERNPMNVNNVEKPSLSPVTFTHMNKLTLDRSPVNVNNNE is encoded by the exons AATTCGGTCGCctttgaggatgtggctgtgaACTTCACCCAGGAAGAGTGGGCTTTGCTGGATCCTTCTCAGAAGAATCTCCACAGAGATGTGATGCAGGAAGTCCTTAGAAATTTGGCTTCTATAG GAAACAAATGGGAGGACCAAAATGTTGAAGATCAGAACAAAAATCCTGGGAGAGATCTAAG GCACATCAGTCCATCTGATAATGAGGAGAGTAGAACGAAGCTATCTGAActtaaacagaagagaaaatcttTAATTTCTCACACAAGTGTTCAAAGACAAGTAGCAGTGCACACTGTAAGTGGACTTTATAAATGTTTGACATGTGGAAAAGAGTTCAGTTGTTCCAGGTCTTTTCGAAAACATGGACAatctcacactggagagaagccatatggatgtaaacaatgtgggaaagccttctcttgttattttttccttcaaacaCATGaacgaactcatactggagaaaagccctatgaatgtaaacaatgtgggaaagccttcactagTTCTTCTTACCTTCCAATACATGAACGAAcccatacaggagagaagccctatgaatgtaagcagtgtggaaaagccttcactacttCTGCTTACCTTCATACACATGAacgaattcatactggagagaagccctatcaatgtaaacaatgtgggaaagcctttaaTAAATACAGTAACCTTCATACACATGAACAAactcatactggtgagaagcccTATCagtgtaaacaatgtgggaaagccttcactagTTCCAATTACCTTTTGTTACACGaacgaactcatactggagagaagccctatcactgtaaacaatgtgggaaagccttcaccaAGTCCAGTCGCCTCCACACACATGagcgaactcatactggagagaagccctatcagtgtaaacaatgtgggaaagcctttgctACATCCAGTCACCTTCATATACATGaaagaactcatacaggagagaaaccctatcaATGTAAACAGTGTGGTAAAACCTTCACTAGTTCCAGGAACCTTCCAGTACACAAacgaattcatactggagagaagccttacGAATGCAAGGAGTGTGGTAAAGCTTTCATTAGTTCTGCTTACCTTCAAATACATGAacgaactcatacaggagagaagccctatcaATGTAAACAGTGTGGTAAAACCTTCAGTACCGTCGGTCCCCTACATAAACATGAACGAACTCATACTGGGGAGAAACCCTTTGAgtgtaaacaatgtggaaagtCGTTTACTAGTTCTTCTTACCTTCAAATCCATCAACGAATTCAtactggggagaagccctatgaatgtaaacaatgtgggaaagccttcaccaCATCCAGTCACCTCCACAAACATCACCGAACTCACACTGGTGAGAAGCCCTatcaatgtaaacaatgtgggaaagcctttactAATTCCACTCACCTTCATGCACATGaacgaactcatactggagaaaagccctaccaatgtaaacaatgtgggaaagccttcattaGTTCTGCTAACCTTCAAACACATGAacaaactcatactggagagaagccctaccaatgtaaacaatgtgggaaagccttcagtagTTCTGCTTACCTTCAAATACACGaacgaactcatactggagagaagccctatgaatgtaaacaatgtgggaaagccttcattaGTTCTGCTTACCTTCAAAAACATGAacgaactcacactggagagaagccctatgaatgtaaacagtgtgggaAAGCCTACAGAACATCTAGTCACCTTCAGGCACATAAACGGactcatactggagagaggccctatgaatgtaaggaatgtggaaaagcctttgctaggtctagtcaCCTTCATATACATGAacgaac catacaggagagaaaccctatgaacgtaaacaatgtggaaaagccttcactaAGTCCAGTAACCTTCACACACATGAACAAACTCACACTGGATAGAAGTCCTGTGAATGTGAACAATAATGAATGA